ATTCCTTCGGTGTGATCTGTCGTCGAGATATCTTCCGAAATCAAAACCCCGAGCTTGTCGAGTTCTAAGAGCGCCTCGTATAACTTAGCGGAACGAACGTGCATTCTCACGCTCATATAAGGAGTTCTTGAATTTACGGCGGAGCTGCTCTCCAAATATCCGTACTTTGCGATATAGTCTAAGAGTTCTTTTCTGGTTTTAACGAGGTCATTGCACTCATAGGAAAGTTGAATGTTATATTCGAGAAGTCTTTCGGTGGAAATCGGAACCGGTGCAAAAACTTTTCCAAGCTGGTTATCGGCCTTATCAAAAGAATCTTTGAAACCGCTTTCTTCCTTTTCACTCGCGACTTTTTTTGAATCATCGGAAGGAGGCATAGGAGAGCCAAGTTGGGTGGAAACTTCCGCGGTTCTCATCGCCGTTTTTTCAGCTTCTCCCGTGGCTCCTTCTGCGTTGGAATCTTTCTTTTTGCCGCAGGCAACGAGCACGACGAGACAAAGTGCAAGTAAGAATAAAATCGATTGTTTCAATGTATTTCTCCGGATCCGATATACTTTCGAATTCTTTAACATACGAAAAGACCGAAATTCTCTCGGAAAAGGTTTCAATTACAACTCTAAAAATAATTTATTTTAAGAACTCTTGAAACTCGTATCAAATATAAAAACAAAAGAAAACGAGAATGAACGACCAATCTTAAGGAGCGACTCTGAACTTCTTCCAAGAAGAATCCGAATTCTTCTCAAACACGATTCGATCGTGAAGTCTGCTGGATCTTCCTTGCCAGAATTCGATTCTATCAGGTTTCACCGCGTAACCTCCCCAGTGACTAGGGAGCTCCACTTCTTTACCTTCGAATTGAACGGAGAATTTTTGAAATCTCTCTTCTAAAAATTTTCTATCCGGAATGACTTGGCTCTGAGGAGAAGAGTGGGCTCCGATCTGAGATTCTCTCGGTCTGGAATGAAAGTATTCTTCCGATTCTTCTTTTGAAACTTTGGTTACGCTTCCTTCGATTCGAATTTGACGTTCCAGTTCGGACCAAAAGAAAACGAGACAGGCTCTCGGATTCTCCTCCAATTCTTTTCCCTTTCTACTTTCGTAATTTGTAAAGAATAGAAAAGAATCCTCGCTGATTCCTTTTAAGAGGACGGTCCTTGCGTCCGGCTTTCCATCCTTAGAGGCGGTGGCCAAGGTCATCGCATTGACTTCGAAAACTTCGGACAAGACAGCTTCTTGAAACCACTTTTGAAAGAATTGAATCGGATCGTCTCCCGTGTCCGCGATGTCCAAGGAAGAAAGGGTATAACTGTTTCTAATGTCTGCGATTTTTGAAGTCATAGGTCTTAATTTCAAAAAGCATTTTCAGCCGGAAAGTAAAAGTAAAAATTAGAATTCCGATTTTCATTTTTAAGAATTCAGAACTGTCTATTAAGGAATATTCCCGTTGAATCGGATACGAATTTGTCTTGGAAGGCAATGTAAGAATTCTTTAGATACTTTGAAAGTTCTAAAGGACTTCGATGATGATCAGAGTGAGATCGTCTTGAATCGGGGAACCTTGTAAGAATTCGTTGAGATCTTTTTGAATTCTTACAAGCTGGCTCTCGGTTGTGGAAAGATCGGAAGTGCGGATCGATTCCAAAAAGCGAGCTTCACCGTATTCGCTTTTGCTCGAGTTGAACTGCTCGTAGATCCCGTCCGTAAAAAGAAAAATTCTATCTCCAGTTCTTATTTTGATCTTCTCGGAATAGTATTCATAGTCTTTTTTCAATCCTAGGATCGCTCCGGTTTTGTGCATCCACTCGGCGTTTCTTTCCCTAAGAAGAATTTGAGCGGGATGGCCTGCTGATGAATATTCAAGAGTATGATTTTTCACGTTGATGTCCGCGACGATACAAGTAAGATACAAGGTTTTAAACTTTTCAAGAATCACAAAGTTCAATTCTTTCAAAAGATCCGCCGGAGATTTATGAACCTTCTTGAGGTGCTCGTATTCGCTTTTGATCGCCATCGTAATCAGCGCGGCTTGTACTCCGTGACCCGTCGCGTCCGCTACAAAGAAACGATACACTCCGGGTTTGAATTCGAAAAGATCGTAAAAGTCTCCGCCGACCTCGTCCATAGGTTGGTAAGAAACTGAGTATAAAATTCCAGCGAGGACCGGATGTTCCGGAAGAATACTTCTCTGAATTTTTTTGGAATAAAGAAGATCCTTTTGAATGATCTTCAAAGATTGCATCAATTCTTGAGTTCTGGATTCCACCTTCTTTTCCAATTCGAAGTTTAATCGGGTGATATCGTCATATAGTTTAGCATTTTCTAATGAAATAGCCGCTTGAGACGAAAGGATCTCCAAGATCTCAAGTCGGTGTTCGTCAAAAACGCCGTAGGTCAGACGGTTTTCCAAATAGAGAATACTCAAAATTTTCCCTTGTTTTGTAATCGGAAGACAGAGAAGGGATTTTGGTTGGTGGGTCGCGATATAAGAATTGAGCGAATACAAGGATTCTTTCGAAGCGTTGCCCAAAAGGATTCTTTGTCCCGATCGATAAGAGTAGTAAACGAGTTCGACCGGAAGGAGTTCTCCTGCCTCGTCCAAGAGTAAGGACTCAGGTAAAACGTTCTCCGATTCTTCAATGTCCTGGCCGGTTTCGACATAGAGTCCGTTTTGTCTGGGAAGAATCAAAAATCCTCTCGTGGCTCCCGCATTTTCCATGATGGTTCTCATCATCTTCTTTAGGAGTTCGTCTTGTTCGATAATTCCTGAAATGGACTGAGAAGATTTGAGCACGCTCCTCAAATCGAGATTGTCCGCTGATTTAAGAATCGTATCGAGCAGGGCTTCCTCTCTCGTATGGAGTAAAAAACCTGGTTCGTCTTCGAGATGTTCTCGATTCGCCTGAATGAGATCCGCCTTTCTCGAAGCTCCCCAGGAACGATATTGTTTCTGAGCGAGCTTTAAGAGATAATTTCCGTATTGTTTTCTCCCTCGGGAAACTTCCCAAGAGCCGGCGTGTTCGTTTACGATCGCCTTTCTCAGATTGGTTTCGGTTTTGGAAAGGGAGGAAAGCGCTTTTTCAAAACAGGATTCCGCCGTTTTTAAGTCCCGGATAAAATTAGAATATTCTGCTTTTAGAATATAGTAGTGGGTTAAAAAATTGATCGGGTAGACTTTGGACCAGGTTTTAAAAAGAGAAATCGAACCCCGGATAAAAAAGCGATCCAACCAGGAAAGTTTCGAGCCGCTCTGGGCAAAACGGATTAAGTGTAAGGATTTATAAAATCTATATTCGGAATAAAGAAATATGGTTCTGGATCTTTCCAGATCCTCTTTGAATCTTGCAAAGGTATTCAAACCTTCTTCCCATTCTCCGTGAAGATACGTTTCTTTTCCTCTTAAAACCGCGTACCAGGCGAACGCAGTTCCGTTTCCGCAGGGAATGAGAATTTTGTTCTCGAAGGTTTCCAAGGAAACTTCCTGATCCTTGTAGGCGACGTTCGGTTTGGCGGGTCCTTCCAGACTTTTGATAAAATAATCGGAACTCGCGAGAATCGCATACGTAATTTCATAGTTTAAATTTTCGGCACGTTTTGCGTCCTTGATCAAAACCTCTCGATAACTTTCGGAATTCTCCGAGTGATACAATTGATAGATCGAATGCGATATAATGGAGAATGCAGCCCAGAGATAATCTCCGTATTGAATGTTTTTTTGATAGGCTTCTTCGGCTAAGAGCACGAGTTTTGAAAACGGATTCTGGAAATAATCCAGAAGCATATTTTTTCCGAACAAAAATCTTCCTCTCAGACGATCGGAGTTAAAGATGCTCAGGGTGTGTTCGCCTAACTTCCAATAACGAAGAGAAGTTTGAAAGTTCCCGGTGATTGCAAAAACAAGGGAACCGAACCCTGCATAACCGAAAAAACTAACCTGAGAATTTCCTTCCTTGAGAGTGATATTCATCAGTTTCAAAAATAAGAATACAAACAACTTACTATCGAAGTGTTTTCCGTAATTCAACATGTTGGTAAGAATGTTGATCACCTCGATCTTGTAAGGATCCTGATTTCTTTTTGCCTTTTCTAAAGATTCCGGACTTCTTCCCCTTTGATAAAAGATAGTTTTTAAAAATTCGAAAAGAAGAATAAACACGCCGGGCCTTTCCGGAAAATCTTCGCCCATGGATTGAAGCGCTTTGATTCCCACTTTGTAAGCGCCTTCCAAATCGTTTTTAATGTTCATCACTTCCAATTGCATCAGACGAACGTCCGCGATCTCGATAGGATCGTTTAGGTGATCGAGTAAAACCTGAACTACGTTCTCAGCTTCGGAGGTCTTGGAAAGAAAGTAGGCCGATTCCGCGAGCGATTTGTAAATTTGAACGGTTTGTTCTTTTCTTTCGATCCAGGATTCTTCCGTGATTTTTCTTTTGAGAAGAGTAAAGAGCGAATAAGCGGTGTTAAACGCCGCTGAAAGTTTTGCTGCGTTCCCCGCGAGAAGAGTGTAGTGTATAAAAAGATCGATTTCTTCCTTTGAGTTAAGAATTTTTTGAGCGCGTATGAGATGATTTGCGATTTCAGGAATTCTTTCCTGTTTGGGAGAACTCCGATCCGTACGAATCAAAATCCAGCCCAAACTTTTGTGGATCTCCGCGCGGTCTTCCGCACCGATCGATTCGCTGATCACTTGATTGATCTTATCGTGAGAAAAACGAAACGTGATTCCGTCAAAGATAGAATTTTGATTAATATCTCTTTCGGTTTCATTTTTAAGAATTTGAAGAATCGGATAGAGACTCACTTGTGATTCTTGAAAGATGATGATTCCTCGTTTGATACATTCTCGGATTCCGGTTTCAATAATTTCGGGAGAATCTTGAAAATAACGAAAGAGTGTTCCGAGATCGAAAAGGCCTCCTATACACGCGGCGACTTTTAAAAATCTCAGGGTTTCTTCCGGAAGCCTTTTGATTTCTTCCGTAAGAAGATCGAGTACGTTTTCGGTAACAGTTTTCTTAATGATCTGATCCCAGTCAAGGCTCCAGATCCCCGAACTTTTCTGATATTGTATAAAGGATTCCGTATAAAGAGTATTAAAAAACTGATTTAGAAAAAAAGGATTTCCGTTTGTCTTTTGGTAGAGGATGTCTGTGAGTTTTTCAGTGTCTTCCGGCTTGAGATCCAAACTGTCCGAGACAAAATTTTGAATCATCGTTCGATCCAGAGGTTTTAAGGATATTTCCTGAAGAAGAATCTCCGAGCTTAATAATTTATTTCTAAACTGATTTAGAAAATCCGAATTCTCCTCTTCGTTTCTGCAGATAAATACGAAGAGCATTCCTTCCCAATCGGTCTGTCTCGATATGAATTCGATGAGCGCGATGGAAGCCGGGTCGGCCCATTGGATATCATCTAACACAAGTAAGGCGGGACTCCTTCGATTAAAACAGATCGAAAGAAATCGAAGAATGACGATAAACAAAAATTGGTCGTCTTTTTGACTCGGACTTTCCGTGGGTTCCGGAGAGATTCCGATCAAACTTCGGATTTCCGGTATGAGTTGAACGAGAAGTTGTATGTTTTCTCCGAGAGTTTCTCTCATCCCTCTTCTTAAACTCTGAATCTCATACTCGGATTGAGTTAGGAGGTGATTGGAAAGTTCCACCAGAATTTGTCTGAGTGCGTAGTAGGGGATTTCCTTTTTGTCCTCGTCAAACTTTCCTTTAAAGATTCGTAATGCGTTAAAATCGGTTGAAAATACTGAATCCATCACAAGAGAGGTTTTGCCGGTTCCGGATTTTCCCTTGATAAGAATCGAAGCTCGAACACCCGCGTAGATAGAAGCGATCGAATCTTCTATTATTTTTTTTTCACCGTCTCTTCCATATAATTTTTCGGTGATTCTAAACTTGTCTTTTTTCTCCGTGGAAGCTGGGATAAATTCTAAGATACTCTGGCTGGAACGGATCGAATCGTATAAAATTTTGAGATCGTTGGAAAGCGTTTCTAATGCGAAATATCTTTCTTCCGGCATCTTAGAAAGAAGTTTCATAACCAGATTTGAAATCGGAATTGGAACTTCTTTTTTTCTTTCGTGAACTGGAACCGGAACTCTTGCGATATGAGAATGAATGATTTCGAGCGGATCATTGGATTCGAACGGAGGTTTGCCAGTAAGAATCTGATAAAAGAGCGCTCCCAAGGAATAGCCGTCCGATCGAAAGTCTACGGTCCGATTCATTCTTCCCGTTCTTTCCGGAGAGCAATAGGCGAGTAACGTAGGTGATATCTGAAGAGGCGCGAGATTTCCTTTTTCCCCGATGAGGAGGGAAGAAGAGCCGAGCCACGCGAGAGTGGATTTCCCGGTATCGGAATTGTAAAAGAAAGAATTTGGACTGATTTGGTTGTGAAGGATTCCTTTGGAATGAAGCGCGATCAGATTGTCCGTGACCGATATCGCGATCTGTAAAAATTCCTGAATCGGCAGCGAATCCACTTTGTTCAGATGATCTCCAAGCAAAGAAGACTCGATGTTTTCGTAGACAAGACAATATTTATCTTGGATTCTTAAAAGCCTCTGAGGTTTTAGAATTTGATCGTTCTCAACCAGCTTTCCGATTTCGTACTCGTTTAAAAAATAAAACGAGTCTTCCTCTTTGATTTTATCCCTCTGGATCCGAAGAATTTTGGTTTCGGACTCTTCCTCTAAAACTCCTCTGCAAACGGTGGATACATGGTCTTCTAATAGTATTTCCCTGATTCGGAAGGAAGAAGACTTAGTTTCCGTTCGAAAGGACATCTTTTAGGTTCTACGTTTGGAAAAGATGTAAACGTAATATGCGTCCGCGATAAAAACCAAAACACCCAGACAAAGAACAAAGTATTCTTTCGGGAAATAGAGAAACAAGAACACGGTAAAAAACACGGTTCCTAAAAATTTGCACCATGCGATCGGGTATGAAAATAGTTTAGAATTCCCCATGCTCAAAAATAAAACCGGATACATTCCCGATATAAAGAGATTGAGAATATAAGCGGAATTGGAACCTGTAAAAAGATCGTATCGATTGATGTAATAGGTGTAGATCAAGGCTCCCCAGGAAATCAATAAGACTAACAGTAAAAGTCTATATTCTAAAATACTGATGGATGTTCTAAATTGTTTCTGTCCGTATCGAAATACGTTGATAAAGATAAAAATATCCAGAACAAACGCGATCTTATAACCCCAGTTTAATACGATTCCCATGTCCTCCTGGATCACAAACCCCCAGAGGAACTCCCAGATTATATTTCCACAGGCGATAAACACCGGCATTTCTATAAATTGTTTTCGATTGGAATCGGCGATTAAGGCGTAATAGACGTAAGCCCAAAGAATCACTCCCAAAAATAAAAAGAAGTTTTCGAGCGGAGTGAATTTTCCAAGGTAATAAGGGTCGGTTAGAATTTTTTGCCAGAATTCCATGGTCGTTATACTCCCCAGTTTCCTTTCAGAGAAGGAGGAATTTCAAATTTTGCTTTTTTACCTTTATAGTAAAAGTGATCCATCCCTAGGATAAGTTTGGATGAAAAATGAGAAACAAGTTTTTGAAAATGATCGTTTTTGCTCAGAGTTTTGTCGAAGTCCATTATGATTTTCTCAAGGATTTCTCCTAAGACTTCTTTTTCTTCCCAGGGTAACCCTAATACGAGACAGTTTTCTTTTCCTAAATAACTCTGAAGAAAGTAGAGCGGAACTCCATCCAATAAATTTCCAGGCAACATATATTCCATAAAATCCAAAAGGGATTTGGCAAGAATTTTCCCGGCTTCCGATGTCTTTCTCTGTTCTTGGAAGATCGCAAGTCCGATAGCATACGCGTCCTCGTATTTTTCGGGAGTGAGTTCCGGAAGAACACCCATGATATGTCCCACAACTCTCCAGAGATGAATAAACGCATTCTTTTCCTCTAAAGTAAGCACGATACCCGAGAAGGCGAGTCCGTCCAAGATCAAACTCGAAAAAGCTTGAAGAGTTCCGGCCATATCTTCTTGATTGATCGGCTCTCCCCATTCTAAATTCCATGGTCCTGATTGTTTTATAAAATGCCTGATGGACGCGTGCATGAGTCTTACCTTCTGTGCGACTCGGATCCCGTCTCCTTTTGCGGAAAGTCCGCCTTCTTGCAAAACAGAGACAACAAACTGAGTCGTTTCCATCAGTCTTCGATAAACTTTGTCCGTAGATCCGTTTTGTTCCACGAGTCTTCCGGTATGAATGAGCACCTCCGCTCCGTAAGCGCAGGTGTAACTCATCGGTAAGGACTTACAACAGAGAATCATTAGAATCTGAGGTCCAAAAGAAGTAAAAATCTTTTCAGCGATTGAGATCTGTTTCTGGTCGACCCACTCGGGTAACACGCTCGTCTTCTCGAAGTAATCTTTGAAATAGTCCGGAAGCTCCGAAGGAATCGGTGCGAAGTTCTTGGTAAGAGTATTGAACAGTATTAAGCTTTTTAGTTTATCCGGATCTCCAGATTGAAAGTAATCCTCTACGATCTGATCCGCGTAAGGATCGGTCACAGTTCTATATTTCGTAAAATTTTGCATTGAACTTTCCTTAATTGAGTCACAAAGTTTCCATATCCTGGATACGGTGAAAAGAAAAATAACTTTCCAAAATTCTAAAATTAGAAAGAGTTTGCCAATGCAAAAAACGAAAATTTATTTCCCTGAACATTCGAAAATTCTTCTTTTTGTATGTTTCGTTTTTCTGATGGGTTTTTCTTCTTTGTTCGGAGTTGGTCTTTTTCAGCCTTCGCATAATACGCGCTACGCGGGAATGGGAGGGGTGAACCTCGCCATCGGAGGTTCTCCCATGGACATCGCAACCAATCCGGCCAATCTTACAAAAAGTCAAAAGGGAGGGTTGGAGTTTGGTATCGGACTTCCTTATATTCGTTCCACTTATAAGGATCAGCTCGCGGACCCGAATCCGGACTTTGCATATACGAATTCTCAAAATTATAATATTCTTGCTCCTTTGCCTTATTTCGGTCTAAACGTTCCGATCACAAATCGATTAAACTACGGTGTCGGAGTCTACATTCCGGGCGGAGGCAATGGACAAGTGGATGGAATCCTTCGGGTGACGCCTAACGGACAATCCTTTCGAGATTGGTCCGGAATCGATATTCCGGGGCCGATCGGAGACAGTAAGAAAATTAAAGAGGATCTTCTTACAACCTTTTACGTGGTTAAGATGACTAACGCGTTGGCTTATAAATTCGGGAATCTTTCCGTCGGGCTCGGAATCGAAGCCATCTATTCAAGACAGATCGCCTATCAGCGATTTTACGATATCACTCACACTCTCGAAGTTCCGGGACAAGGTTTTGATTATCGAAGTAGAAACGCTTATTCTATGGGAGCTATCTTCGGTCTTACCTACGCTTTCACCGAGTGGTTCAAGGCTGCGTATTCATATCAGGCGAGAAACATTCTTCCCTTAGACGGCGGAATGCAGGTTGGAATCGGAGACGCCAACAATTATAGAAGGACAGGAGTTTCGGCGACATTCAATCTTCCCGAAAAACACGGAATCGGTTTTTCTTTTGGCAACGACAGTCTTCGTTTAGGAATCGATTTTCTCTATTATAATTACAACTCTTACGATCAAACCTTCAAACAAACTCTGGAAGATTCTTGGTTTCCGACCGCTTTTGGAAAAACGAATACGGTCTCACAAAATATTGCTTATCACGATTCATGGGCGGGTGCGTTAGGTTTAGAATATAAAACAGATTCTTTTGCGTTTCGTACGGGATATCGTTACAACACGGGAGTCGTTCGATCGGAAGGTATGAGCGCGTTGCAGGCGGGAATTATGGTTCAACAGTTGGCTACATTAGGACTTAGTTTTCTTTCGGGAAATTGGAGTTTTGATTTTGCGGTTAATTATCTCTTTTCGAGAAGGATCGTCGCGTCTCAAGGAAACGATTGGGCGGTATTACATTCCGTCTTTGGTCCGAACGATATCCGAGTGCTCAATTATTCTCAGTCCTTACAATCCGATGTTCCGGCGATTCTCTTCGGCGCTTCGTATCGATTTGAGTAGAAGTCCTTTCGTTTTTTGTCCTTCTCTTCTTGACCTTGTCGGCCTCAAGGTTTTATCTATCCGTCAATGACTTCGATGGATTGGGAAACGATTCGATATCCGGTCCTATTGACCTTGGGCGTAAGCGCGCTTTCCACTTTGATCGCGACCACCTTGGGAGTGTTAGGCGCCTATCTTCTATCCAAGTCTAAATTTTTTGGAAAAGAGTTGGTAGATTCGATTCTTACACTTCCTCTTGTTTTACCGCCTACGGTTCTCGGTTATTACTTATTGGTTCTTTTGGGAAGAAACGGATTTGTAGGATCTTTTTTGTCCGATCTCTTCCACTTCAGCGTTTTATTTCATTGGTCGGGAGCGGTCATTGCTTCGATCCTAGTTTCTTTCCCGTTGGTCTATCGAGCTGCGAGAGCTGCCTTAGAAGACGTGGATTCCGATTTGGAAGACACGGCGAGGACTTTGGGAAAAGGGAACTTTGTCATCTTTTGGGAAATTCTTCTTCCTCTTTCTTGGAGAGGAATTCTTGCCGGTGCGATGCTCGCGTATGCAAGAGGAATGGGAGAATTCGGCGCGACCCTTATGATCGCGGGTAATATTCCGAAAAGGACACAAACCCTTTCTCTTGCGATCTATGACGCGGTTCAAGCGGGGAATGAGTCCGTTGCGTTCTATCTTGTGGTGTTGACTTCGATTCTTTCCGTCGTCATCCTTACCGTCTCTACAAAACTTTTCAAAAAATCTCACTGGTAAAATTAGAAAAACAGAATATGCAAAAAATTAAGATTATCGTTTTGTTTTGGTTTCTCTCCTTTTTATCTCCGATTTTCGGAGAAACAAAAAAGCAAATTATAGTTTCGGCGGCTTCCAGTTTGACTCAGGCCTTTACGGAAATCGGAGAAGCCTTTGAAAAGAAACATTCGACAAAGGTTTTTTTTAACTTTGCGGCTTCCGGTGTTTTACTCCAGCAGATAGAAAACGGAGCTCCCGCAGACGTATTCGCTTCGGCGGATCAGGAAACCGTGGAAAAAGGATCTGAGAAAAAGCTCTTCGATCTGAAATCAAAAAAGAATTTTGTTGGGAATCGACTGATTCTCGTTGTGCCCGCGGACAGATCTTCGAAGATTCAATCGCTTTCCGATCTCAAAGAAGAGTTTGTTCAAAGGATTGCTCTTGGAAATGTCCTTACGGTTCCGGCGGGAAGATATGCGAAAGAGGTTCTGGAGAAGGAAGGAATCTATAAGATTCTGGAAGGCAAATTGATTCCCGGAGAAAACGTAAGACAGGTTTTGGATTATGTTGCGAGGGGAGAAGTGGAAGCGGGTTTTGTATATAAGACCGACGCGATGCTTATGAAGGAAAATGTAAAGATCGCCGTTGCAGATCTAAAAACCAGACCGATCCTCTATCCGGTTGTAATCGTATCAAAAACTTCTTTACCAAAAGAGTCCAAACTTTTTGTAGAATTTTTATTTTCTCCGGAAGCACAGAAAATTTTCCAAAAGTTTCATTTTGCAAAAGGAGAATCGAATTGGAAGTAGTTTTGAAACGATTGTTGATAACTGTTTTTGAAAAAGAGGCGATCCGCAGTTTGAAACCGGAGACGAGAAAACCAAAGTGTCGCTTGAAATAAAAATTCAAAAAACGTTACGTGATCAAGATCGAAAATTCTTTCTTGATCTTGATTTTTCATTTCAAAAAGATTTTTTACTGATCTACGGTCCTTCCGGAGCCGGTAAAACCCTGACTTTGAAAACGATTGCGGGTTTGATCCGTCCGGATGAGGGAATGATTTCGCTTAACAATAGAACGTTTTTTGACTCGAAAAAGAAGTTCGATCTTCCGGTTCAAAAACGAAACATCGGTTATCTCCCGCAAGGGTATTCTCTTTTTCCCCATCTTTCGGTGCGAAAGAATTTGGAATTTCCTCTAAAGGAAACGTTTTCTTGGAGATTAAAAGCGGACGATGCAAAAAAAATCGATGAAATATTAGAATTATTTGAAATAGAAAATCTCTCCGAAAGTTATCCAAAAAATCTTTCGGGTGGTCAGAAACAAAGAGTGGCACTCGCGAGAGCCCTCGTAAAACGGCCAGATCTTCTTCTTTTAGACGAGCCCTTTGCGGCCCTCAATATAGAACTAAAAAATCGGATGAGAGGGGAGTTGGAAAAAATACAAAAGCTCTATCGAATTCCGGTTCTAATCGTTTCTCACGATCAAAGCGATGTTTCCTTTTTTTCGGGAGAATCTCTTACGATCGAAAACGGAAGTATATTCCAAAAACTGAATTCTTCTAAAAAAAGAAAAATCAAAGGAAAAATTTAGGTTTCTTAGAATTTAGTTCGGGTAGTCGCTTTTCTCTTTTAAGATCAAAGTCGATTCCTATTTTACTCAAATCCGGACTTAAAGTCCGCTGTAAGTATTTTTTCGACCGTAAGCTTGTCATAAAAAATAATTCAAGCCGCGTAAACCGAAAGAATCGAAACGAATACGAACAAAACCGGTGAACCCTAATTCTAAATCGTATAATCCTCTACGTAAACTTTTACCTTTCTAAAACGAATGTGAACCGTTTCTCCCGGCAACAAGTTAAGGTTTTGGAACTCGGTGGAGTTTAGTTGTGATTCTAAGATCGCGCCCGTATCCAAACGTTTGAGATCCACCTTTACGATTCTTCCGGTCGAATGAATGTATTGAATTTCAGCAGGGATCGTTTGCGCAGGGATCGCCTCTCTTAAAATTTCAACGTCATAAGGACGAACATAACCGACCGCGTTTGCGTTTTCAATTTCAGCGTGTTCGGGTGCCTCAACTTTGATTTCTCCGAGTTGTGTTTGTCCTCCTTGAACCCTTCCATGAAAAAGATTTACGTCTCCCAAAAAATGAAATACAAAGGAATTTTTCGGATGATTGTAAACTTCGTCAGGAGTTCCTACTTGTTCGATCTTACCGGATCGTAAGATTACGACTCGATCCGAAACTTCCAAGGCTTCTTCCTGATCGTGAGTTACAAAGACACTCGTGATATGAATTTCATCGTGAAGACGTCGAAGCCAGTTTCTGAGTTCTTTTCTTACCTTTGCGTCAAGAGCCCCGAATGGTTCGTCTAACAGTAAAAAACGAGGCTCGATCGCGAGGGCTCTTGCGAGTGCGATCCTTTGTCTTTGTCCTCCGGAAAGTTCGTCGGGATACCGGTTGTGGAAATTTTCCAACTGAACGAGTTTCAAAAGACTCATCACCTTTTCTCGAATCGCTTCCTTACTCGGTCTTTCCGATTTCTTTCTAACTTCGAGGCCGAAGGCTATGTTTTCAAAGATGGTCATGTGACGAAAGAGGGCGTAGTGCTGGAATACAAAGCCGACTCCTCTGTCTTTTGCATTTTTCTTGCCGACTTCCTTTCCTTCAAAGATCACTTCTCCGGAATCCGCTTCTTCGAGTCCCGCGATGATTCTTAAGAGCGTTGTTTTTCCGGAACCGGAAGGACCAAGAAGTGCGACCAATTCTCCGGAAGGAACTTCCAGAGATAAGTTATCGATTGCGGTAAAGTTTCCGAATCGTTTTACAATATTCT
This is a stretch of genomic DNA from Leptospira tipperaryensis. It encodes these proteins:
- a CDS encoding DUF4349 domain-containing protein — protein: MKQSILFLLALCLVVLVACGKKKDSNAEGATGEAEKTAMRTAEVSTQLGSPMPPSDDSKKVASEKEESGFKDSFDKADNQLGKVFAPVPISTERLLEYNIQLSYECNDLVKTRKELLDYIAKYGYLESSSAVNSRTPYMSVRMHVRSAKLYEALLELDKLGVLISEDISTTDHTEGMVWQKRKTTREKIRLSRRNNANQQIGAGSKNWEVIEESIERSEDELDLAEQETWKIKDRVSWATIAVSFGTPTPPDAIQVPEYKNALVGILNAFLQLSYYLLWWTPFLILGSFLVYFGGIVYQKFRNKIKG
- the pdxH gene encoding pyridoxamine 5'-phosphate oxidase, yielding MTSKIADIRNSYTLSSLDIADTGDDPIQFFQKWFQEAVLSEVFEVNAMTLATASKDGKPDARTVLLKGISEDSFLFFTNYESRKGKELEENPRACLVFFWSELERQIRIEGSVTKVSKEESEEYFHSRPRESQIGAHSSPQSQVIPDRKFLEERFQKFSVQFEGKEVELPSHWGGYAVKPDRIEFWQGRSSRLHDRIVFEKNSDSSWKKFRVAP
- a CDS encoding trifunctional serine/threonine-protein kinase/ATP-binding protein/SpoIIE family protein phosphatase; its protein translation is MSFRTETKSSSFRIREILLEDHVSTVCRGVLEEESETKILRIQRDKIKEEDSFYFLNEYEIGKLVENDQILKPQRLLRIQDKYCLVYENIESSLLGDHLNKVDSLPIQEFLQIAISVTDNLIALHSKGILHNQISPNSFFYNSDTGKSTLAWLGSSSLLIGEKGNLAPLQISPTLLAYCSPERTGRMNRTVDFRSDGYSLGALFYQILTGKPPFESNDPLEIIHSHIARVPVPVHERKKEVPIPISNLVMKLLSKMPEERYFALETLSNDLKILYDSIRSSQSILEFIPASTEKKDKFRITEKLYGRDGEKKIIEDSIASIYAGVRASILIKGKSGTGKTSLVMDSVFSTDFNALRIFKGKFDEDKKEIPYYALRQILVELSNHLLTQSEYEIQSLRRGMRETLGENIQLLVQLIPEIRSLIGISPEPTESPSQKDDQFLFIVILRFLSICFNRRSPALLVLDDIQWADPASIALIEFISRQTDWEGMLFVFICRNEEENSDFLNQFRNKLLSSEILLQEISLKPLDRTMIQNFVSDSLDLKPEDTEKLTDILYQKTNGNPFFLNQFFNTLYTESFIQYQKSSGIWSLDWDQIIKKTVTENVLDLLTEEIKRLPEETLRFLKVAACIGGLFDLGTLFRYFQDSPEIIETGIRECIKRGIIIFQESQVSLYPILQILKNETERDINQNSIFDGITFRFSHDKINQVISESIGAEDRAEIHKSLGWILIRTDRSSPKQERIPEIANHLIRAQKILNSKEEIDLFIHYTLLAGNAAKLSAAFNTAYSLFTLLKRKITEESWIERKEQTVQIYKSLAESAYFLSKTSEAENVVQVLLDHLNDPIEIADVRLMQLEVMNIKNDLEGAYKVGIKALQSMGEDFPERPGVFILLFEFLKTIFYQRGRSPESLEKAKRNQDPYKIEVINILTNMLNYGKHFDSKLFVFLFLKLMNITLKEGNSQVSFFGYAGFGSLVFAITGNFQTSLRYWKLGEHTLSIFNSDRLRGRFLFGKNMLLDYFQNPFSKLVLLAEEAYQKNIQYGDYLWAAFSIISHSIYQLYHSENSESYREVLIKDAKRAENLNYEITYAILASSDYFIKSLEGPAKPNVAYKDQEVSLETFENKILIPCGNGTAFAWYAVLRGKETYLHGEWEEGLNTFARFKEDLERSRTIFLYSEYRFYKSLHLIRFAQSGSKLSWLDRFFIRGSISLFKTWSKVYPINFLTHYYILKAEYSNFIRDLKTAESCFEKALSSLSKTETNLRKAIVNEHAGSWEVSRGRKQYGNYLLKLAQKQYRSWGASRKADLIQANREHLEDEPGFLLHTREEALLDTILKSADNLDLRSVLKSSQSISGIIEQDELLKKMMRTIMENAGATRGFLILPRQNGLYVETGQDIEESENVLPESLLLDEAGELLPVELVYYSYRSGQRILLGNASKESLYSLNSYIATHQPKSLLCLPITKQGKILSILYLENRLTYGVFDEHRLEILEILSSQAAISLENAKLYDDITRLNFELEKKVESRTQELMQSLKIIQKDLLYSKKIQRSILPEHPVLAGILYSVSYQPMDEVGGDFYDLFEFKPGVYRFFVADATGHGVQAALITMAIKSEYEHLKKVHKSPADLLKELNFVILEKFKTLYLTCIVADINVKNHTLEYSSAGHPAQILLRERNAEWMHKTGAILGLKKDYEYYSEKIKIRTGDRIFLFTDGIYEQFNSSKSEYGEARFLESIRTSDLSTTESQLVRIQKDLNEFLQGSPIQDDLTLIIIEVL